gccacttcaaggtgggggagcccaagaaacattccaagtcatatagttgacatattcaagccctcccaaccatctctattcattgatccatcctatacacaagatttagaccactacaaccaacacaagtgccacaaaagagagagcaagcaagagagagctactcatttgagtttagcactagtgccttgtgagatttcattgagagatagtgtgtgctacatctttgtgttcatttgcgcgtggagtttttgactcccattgaacttcctccaaagttttggaggcttataaaagctagcaagagacaccaaagagtgtggtggtccttgcggggtcttaagtgatccttgagaagaagaagagctcgtcgatcttgtgtgatcggtggagagagggaaagggttgaaagagacccgtccttagtggactcctcaacggggactaggccttcgagggccgaacctcggtaaaacaaatcacccgtgtctcatgtgcttattgcttgtgattttttTGTTCCTTCCCttactaagttttcttgcactattctttgctaatactgtttggtgttgctttaagttaaattctcttgtagtgaagcaacacatcgcaagaaagaacttgtgtcatTGCTCCTCTTATCTAAGCccccttgctttattctcatagacctattagttgtattgttttgtcatttccgcattatttgaaagcaatactctttacaagcaaggacttagttttcatACTCCggtaattgtatatcttgttctaaccactaatcaagggatctagttgggggataaagttttaattttcaggtttcgcccattcacccccctctaggcgactttcagttatcCTCTGAGTAATCAAATGTCTTTGCCGTGCACAGGGCGCGTCTTTAGATTTTAGGCAATTCCGTCGCGCGACATTCACGCGATCGGTACGCTTGGGCAGTATTCTTCGAGATTTTCCCCTATCCAGCGTGTCGTCACTTTAATTAGCTCTCGCTCCACGCCTTTGGGGCCCACTGTGCGCCCTACTAGATGAATTATTGGGGGCCTCTATGGCGGCCCATGGAGTGCATCTGCGCCTTAGTGACCTAAAAGTTTcctataggggggtgaataggcaaacaaAAATATTTTCAAtaaaaactagaaacaaactaggTAAAATCGGTTCAATCGATGTCAAAACCGGTTCATCCAGTCTACACGAgtccaactaaagaatgagatataaaaccgaattgatctcgaaattcacccagttaactttgcaaATGGGATGTCCTAGACGATCCaccgggttcaaagtagtagatctgagaagggcacttctcaaaatccacacaccaaaaagatataaacaattctTCTCCAGAatagtgagagaacgaagaacacgaacaaacacaataagcaagaacacaagagacacaagatttatcccgagattTGGTCAcatcaccaaggtgccctactttctcgttgaggcgcccacaaagtgtCGAGTCtccttcaaccctaatcctccctttgccgaccataaagctcaagcccacacactaatctttgctcacacgagcgggtaatacaaactttattATGGacatccacaagatttggagactcacaagcgacacctagtcgtctaggagctagaagctccaagagtaacgaatccacaaagaacttgaTGTAGTAGCAAAGCTCAaatcaagaagaacaagaaggatttggagatgaagcacaaaaacccgcagctctcaatctcactcaaaggttTCTCTCTaaggatttgaaatgggagaggcaagagatgtgtgtgagagagtgggaggtgtttcttagGTTAGAAGTGGACTTTGGTGTGTGCTCTTGTGTGGAGGAGAGAAGTAGCAGTGAGTACATATAGGTGAGGCTCCAAAACTACCCATTTGGGACTTTCTGCGCAAAAAATGGTTGAACCGCCCCTCAGGTCCGGTTTAACCGCTTGTCCTACAGTATGCCAGTCAGACTAGCAGACAGAGGTCAGAACAACTAGTCAGATcctaacaccggttgaacctcccctagggcTGGTTCAATCAATTCTGACTAGAGAGGTCCGGGGGTAAAACCCCAGTTGAACCTGCCTGAGACCTCGATTGAAGTTAAGTTCAActtagctgaagtcaagttcaactCAGTTCTGACTAGAGAGGTCCGAGGGTAAAACCCCGATTGAACCTGCCTGAGACCTCGATTGAAGTTAAGGTCAActtagctgaagtcaagttcaactCATCtgaagaaagctcaactcagctaaaGTCAAGTTCAACTCAGTTGaagaaaagctcaactcagctgaagtcaagttcaactGAGCTGAAGAAAAGTTTAACTCAACTGAAGTCAAGTTCAACTTTTCTAAAGGAAAGCacagctgcttttcaacaggaAGGATCTCCGTCTACCAAACCTCACTCCAGTTGAACTCATAGAGTGTCCAAAagattttatttttgaaatagcttttgaatcttagaagcttgagctttggcaaacaccaaccttctttttggatcccccttgatagtacgatgattcctatactcaagttaaataaaatataattaagtaaactccttgagtaatttgtgtctcatgtgtgattttgccatggcgttgcttcataaggatcacaaacatctttgtctcaccttttgaagcaaacacaaatcaagccCTCTGACTtaaaccatttcaccatatatgagttcaaattatggcttcaagtcaccttactgatgcatcaagtcaccttactgatgcatcaatacaatataactcttcatagctgattagttcatcgacttagtgcaaataCTCTCTTATTcaacttagccatggtacctcggtccacaagccatcgcttggcattcaccttcgcttagtccctcgaagccctttccttgctatcttcaccctatcaagccgttCTTgaatcacatcatattgagcatccattgagagaatcatttcttcaatattgtgaaccttgcttgaatgtcatctagatataaatgtTAAGATAAattaagctctagtttgattctcatagaagcatatatggactaatagtaatatggtcaagccaattcacgatttctcatatcttattcactttggtttgaccaatcctcttaatcacctcAACCTCTATTTTgaccatatttatgcatagtgatttctcaggtcatatccatatattcaaaccaatatagagaccatattatattcatttgcattgtctcattggttatttaaccttgtgttgaacctttgttcactggtcattatacactattcaagtatgtttatTATATTGAATTTCCTATTCAACAATTATCAAACTTGTTAGATCTTTAAATGTTGTTATtcaaatcaccaaaacccacaaaagggatgaatgcactttcatgaCCCATGGGATATCTATCTCACACACTTACCTCCCGCATCAAGGTTCAAGTGTCCGTTTGTTCCCattggtgttttgatgggcttctcatccttcatcccaaacttcttgaggATATCTTGCATGTACTTTGTTTTGGAGATGAAGATGCCTTCATTGagatgtttgacttggaatcctaggaaGAATGTCAGctcacccatcatagacatctcaaattattGCACCATCAGCTTgcgaaactcctcacaagacttttgattagtagaaccaaatattatgtcatcgacatatatttggcttaTAAACAAGTCACTGTTATAAGTCTTAATGAAAAGAGTTAGATCAACTTTCCCGACCTTGAGGGCATTTGAAATAAGAAAATctcgaaggcattcataccatgctcttggtgcttgcttaaccccatagagcgccttagagagcctgtaTACATGGTCGGTGTTcctatcatcctcgaagccaggtggttgctccacgtacacttcatccttgattggtccattgaggaatgcgctcttcacatccatttgaaaaagcttgaaagaatggtgagcaacatTGGCCAATAATAAGCAAATATACTCTAACATagatacaggagcaaaagtctcctcaaagtccagacctgcgacttgggcataaccgttTGCCACAAgtttagccttgttccttgtcagcaCTCCatattcatcttgtttgttgtgaaacacccaattggttcccacaacattttgctttggatgcAACACCAAGCTttagacttcatttcttttgaagttgttgagctcttcctgcatggccatcaCCAAGTCTGGATCCTTCAAAGCTTCTTCTACCCTaagaggctcaatagaagaaaaaatagtaatgttcacaaaaattagcggcacgagatcgagtagttactccgttGCTTATATCCTGTAGGATTTGGTCCATCGGATGCTCATGTTGTATGGTGCCATGGACTTGGGGTGGAGGTGCTTGTGGAACATCTTCTTtctccttgtcttcttcttcatgcactcccccttgatcaatgccatcgtCTTTAGGTACCTGTTTCTCATCTCGAGTAGGGGGTTGCGCCAAAGTCGAGGTTCGTGCATACAAATAAccatctcccccgtcatgtggttcgtgcatccactatcgataatccaacttgagcccccagatgcataatccGGCAAGGTGAATTTAGGCTTGGGGTTTAGGTACCCAACTAGTGTTGGGTTCTATCAGGTTAGTTACATAGGATTTTGGTACCGAAATGCAAGTTTTACCATTCTTGCTTTTGGGTCCCACATTAGAAGCAACAACACGATTAGATTTGCAATACAACACATTGGAAGCATCAATAGTAGAATATGAAATAGAATGAGATGCATTCTTAGTGTTAGGcacatgagaaacaacatgatgAGCATGGCACCTAGGTCTACTCCTACCATGAGCAAAGGATGGTCTACTAGAAGacacaatcatggcatgagaatcgaaAGCAACATCATGACGCATATGATAAACATGGTGATCAATACAAGCATCATGATGAACATTGCGAGCATTACGATAAGtattcttaacatgagcatacaAATAAGCATGGTTCTTGTTATCATGAGAAGAAtgtgaactactagccataggggctttTCCCTTCTCCTTAATGAAGTTGGGGGCCTTATTATGGCTCTTTGTGTCCTTGGCTCCCTTATGGAaggcaagaccatccttaatggagggatgtctaccaatggtgcagacatcccttgcaaatttaatTTTCTCAACCTCATATTTGAAAGTTTTAAGTTCAACATTTAATCTAGcaatttcatcattcaacttaaTAATGGTAGAGGCATGATTAacgcaagcatcaatatcaaaatccttacatctattacaaattgaTACATGCGAAAGAGAAGAACTAGACACATGACATTCATCCAATTTATTACTCAGATCATCATTAGCATTTTAAAGAAATGGAAGAATGACATGAAGACAACTCAGCAGATAATAAATCATTCTTCTTCTTTGACCATAGAAATTTGGAAGATTGTCAATACCCTCGTCGAGAATGACAGTGCTATCAATGTAGAACTACCATATATATGCACCTCACATCTCTTTCTTTTATTATGAGCTTCTAAATCGTTGTTGGACGAGGAAATGAAACTTTGATATGTGGTAGTTCTAAATAATTGAACTTTAAAATATGAACTGCTCATTGTTTAGTGTTAGTAATTTTCAACGGTTTAATAATTACTCTAAAAAATTAAAACTTTAAATATATAAAACACCCATTGGTGGACTAAAACAATCTAATTAAATTCTATAATCACACTTTGTCCGTCGGAAATAACTAACACTAAGGTGCTGTTTGGTTGGGTGTAAGGAGTGGTAACGACAATGGAATCAGCAGCCGGTGTTATCCGGTGCAGAGTAATGATTACTGCCCTTTGTTTGGTTATTGTGGGCAGCGTTTTCTGTTTTTATGGTATTGGATGACGATAGGTGGGGAGTGGGAATGAGATTCTACAGGCTTATATCTGATAACGCTGTTATCAATTACGGAGTACACTAACCAAACTCTAAGGAACGGTATCAGCTATCCCAGGGAATGGTTACGGGTCTAAAATGGCTGAACCAAACAGCTCCTAAATCATATTGGTGGACGATGCGGGCGCATGGACGATGCGGGCGCTCGGTGGCGGGCATGGGCGCTGGCGCAATAGAGGGGGCGCGGGCGGGCGACGGGTGCGCATGGTGAAACGACGCGACGGCTTGTTGAGTGGCTCGATATAGGCCGGCGTCAGTCGTCAACAGAGAAAGCGAGTTGAAGAAAACGCGCGTGAGGCCGGGAGGAATGCGAATGGTGTTGGCTCGTCCATTTCCTAACTTATCCTATTTCTGAAGGCTTAAACAAAGACCGTCAGAAATTATCCGATGGTTATCAGACTAAACCATCGGACATAATATAATTTCTGAGGGCTTTGTCTGACAGTCATTGGAAATTATATTATTTTTGACAGCCACTATAGTCCGTCAAAAATTACATTACTTTTGACGGTCTCAAGGACAGCCGCTCGAAATAATTGTGGTCGTCGGATTTGCTGtagttctatgttgtgctcccttGCAATTGCAAATCACTCTTGTAACTCTCTGAGAACAAAACATGTTTGACCAAAGCGGTTTGTGCATATGAGCCGGCAACGCATTACTTTAGCCACCGCCTTCTTATAAAGAGAAGAAGGGAACCAATGGTCGTCATGCATGTCCTTGTCGAACCTTTCGGGAATAATCGGATCCCAAGACCTTTTTGTATTGTGCCTGTGTTTTACGACAATGAGCCAATGATTCAGGCGAAAACGACGGGTCAAGAATGCTGTTGTTAATTATTCACGCTCCATTTCTCCCAGCCCGCggctggctataaatagaggaatgCGTCGGCCACTGAGCCGCAAACCAAGACTGCTACGACCTCTCATATATATTATCAGAGCTTAGCCATGTCTAGAGCGTTGGAACCTCTGGTCGTCGGCAAGGTGATCGGGGAGGTCATCGACAACTTCAACCCCACGGTGAAGATGACGGTTACCTACGGATCCAACAAGCAGGTGTTCAACGGCCATGAGTTCTTTCCGTCTGCGGTTCTGTCCAAGCCGCGCGTGGAGGTTCAGGGCGACGACATGAGGTCCTTCTTCACGCTGGTTGGTTCCCTTGTTGATATCTCCTCAATTTCTCTCGCACAAAACTGAGATGCGATTGATCAGTTAATCTCTCTTAGCTTACGACGACAGGTGAGTGCATGCATCGTCGTCAGCTTAGGCCCTGTTCCAATAtcgcgagataaactttagcagcttttttttagctacttttagccatttgtaatctaaacaagagagctaatggtggtaattgaaactaaactttagcacttcaattcatatagctaaagtttagcaggaagctaaagtttatcccgtgagattgaaacggggcctTAATTAGGCCCGTAGTACTGTAACAAATTTCAGCTTTTGCAAGCTGATGATGCCGTttgttattatatatatattattgttGTTGTGTTCTTCAGGTCATGACTGACCCAGATGTGCCAGGGCCTAGTGATCCATACCTGAGAGAGCACATCCATTGGTGAGCGTAAACACCGGCCTGTTTTTTTCATTAATTAAGAGTAGTAAGAAAGAACCAATTGTACATAAAGGTTCAAGCGCATATATGACTAGCTAGTTGACTATAAGGATTACTAGAAGTGCTCCGCGCTAGCTGCTGCACAAATCATTCTAAAAAATGACTGAAGCAGCCAGGTGCACACAGCCACACACACGTATATATAATACGGTTACGCATGAAATATAGCTGACAAGAGAGTAAACTTTGGTCGACACCTCTTTACAGGATCGTCACCGACATTCCTGGAACAACTGATGCTTCTTTCGGTAAGCGCCCCTTCTTCAGTTCATCATCGATTTAATGTTAACGAACTAATTCTAGCTAGACAGGAGCTAATTAAAAATCGAGTCCGTACGCAATTACACATGGATGCAGGAAGGGAGTTGGTGATGTACGAGAGCCCGAAGCCGTACATCGGCATCCACAGGTTCGTCTTCGTGCTGTTCAAGCAGAGCAGCCGGCAGTCGGCGCGCCCGCCCTCGTCCGGCGGCGGCAGGGACTACTTCAACACCCGCCGCTTTGCCGCCGACAACAATCTTGGCCTCCCAGTTGCCGCGGTCTACTTCAACGCGCAGCGGGAGACTGCCGCGCGCCGCCGCTGATCGATCATCACCGCTACCTCTTCCCATGCATCTCCTTTCTCATCGCGTGCATGGCGCATGCAAAATTTATCGATCTATAGCTACTATATATGTGGCCTTTATTACTATTTCCTACAGTATGTGGCTATCGTCGTCAAATAAGAGCTTATGACACCTTTCAGCGAGAGCTAGCTAGCTGACCTGTCTCGATCGATCTGCTAGCAGTCTCTctgttcttcgttttttcggtcaATAATCAATTAGAAGCTAGCCTCTCTAGCTGTGCATGAATGAGCACTCATGTATATGTAAAGATGCAACTCGTGTGgcactgtgtgtgtgtgtgaccacctcaactccaTCAGCTCCTTCACACGGAGGTGAGGTGAAAGATGCGTGAATCCTGCTCGGAACACGCGTGCTTGACTGGGAGCTAGCTGTCAGCGGTACGGTGCTTGTGAGATCCACGACGTGTCCAGTGGCGGTGACGGGAGATAAAGGCCGTGGCCTGCTGGCCCATGCATGCATGGCTCTAGCTAGTGCTCTCCCCCTTATATTACCCacattaggccttgttcggttacatgGGATATAATCCCACCATGGATTTAATCCGGGTATAGATTGGGTGAATCCATATCTCACACCCAATCCCATGGTGAGATTAAATCCATCAACAAATCCATGTGACTTTCAAAGctagttattcttttgatccatggattctaatgtaaacttgtgcaatatctcatggatttgttccatacctaatgggctatggatagaatccatgtcttccatagtttaaaaaattccCAAACCTTTGGGTTATATTCCgggtttaaccgaataaaaaaaATTAAGTAGTCATGGATTATTTTGGGACATGGATTGAGGCatggatttaattccaatccatGCTAATCCAGAGCGGGATTGGTGTAAACGAACAAAGCCTTATATTGCCGCTATGCTCTATGCTTGTGTGCCTGCTTGCGGTCCGTCAGTCTACATGCGTTCCTGACCCTTTTGGATTGCTTTATCTTGTATTCTTGTGTAAGTTGTGGCCATTATTTTTCGTGTAGAATGTATATGCATGTTTAATGTACCAGCTGTGTTTTATGTAATATATTCATTAGAATGGCTGTGATCGTGAGGAGATGCATCTATTCTTGCCTTCTTGGCCTCCCTTTTGCACATCATTCGGATGTCTCCATCAGTCGAACACCCAATCAAATTCCACCGAAACACCCTTACGCGCGCTAGCCCATCCAACCGATTGCCCATGCTGCCGCACCACGCGTCCCGCTCAGCCGTCGTTGAACCCACTGCTCCCCGTGTGTAATTAGCTAACTATACTCTAGTCCAGTTCAACCCACCACTGTGCCGCGGCCTACGCCATCTCAACATCTGCAGTTCCTCACCGTTGCGTCTGCACTCATCCGTCACAACAGCCACCTCTTGTTCTCGGCTCATCACACACCTTGAATTCTTGAATGTTTATTCCTCGACGGCTAAAATAAATCTTAAATTGTTGAATGTTTCATTCTTGCAAAATTTTAAAAGCGATGAATGGCTGATGTAAACTTTGAATAGTTTAATATTTGTTTATGTTGtacgttgttggggacttgttctcaaatgctatgcattaagaacaagacaacacaaaaataggttaatggttaatgcccttcgtcattcgaagcattatttctctaaggatataacgatcttcggacgaaggtcatgaaggacgtatctTCATTATCACAGCATATATCAATAAaaaacgaagcatatgaaacatgagaaataacatggataatcatatgacaccattgatatatcttttattatataatcatgaatgaataagaacaatattgaattacatttgtaccttcggcttgacagaaggcaagggcacaagtgtgatgcacgagcgaatataagtcagcgtgaacagtacaggtgtactgttcatctatttataggcacatgatgcagcctgtgtaaaattacatttatgcccttcatgtttactattgacttaagaacaatctgtcagggactagatagccttttcttccttaagtcagttcctttttctgctactgagttGAAGTTCCTTTGTGCGTAGCTTCGGTgttggttcagccttcgttttgacCCTGCTATCCACGTCGTGTATagcttcatcccgagtccgaaggttcctgcacaTATATTATGCTTAGGAAATATAGTTAAtcatgttttttgaggacctttagaAGGCGAAGGCCccaaacagtagcccctcgcagtattaatttgttatgataacgaattcagactgcgacatgaacgaatgCCTTAagatgaaggtccgaaaaacaccttccctttgctagaatagcaacaatcaatgacagacggggccctccaagttgtagcgtgctaggcgtataaatatgaactcacaccGGCATCATTTAATACACTGTTTCTGCTATTTGCATTATTtctctcaaacttttagctcttgcttactagctctcgctagattttcaagcttcttgagct
This portion of the Zea mays cultivar B73 chromosome 2, Zm-B73-REFERENCE-NAM-5.0, whole genome shotgun sequence genome encodes:
- the LOC100127515 gene encoding ZCN4 protein encodes the protein MSRALEPLVVGKVIGEVIDNFNPTVKMTVTYGSNKQVFNGHEFFPSAVLSKPRVEVQGDDMRSFFTLVMTDPDVPGPSDPYLREHIHWIVTDIPGTTDASFGRELVMYESPKPYIGIHRFVFVLFKQSSRQSARPPSSGGGRDYFNTRRFAADNNLGLPVAAVYFNAQRETAARRR